From the genome of Pedosphaera parvula Ellin514:
TTTCGACCGGCGGACCGGCGGCAAACTGGGCATCCGGCCAAAGGCGGAGAATGGCGGTGGCGAGCACGTGCGCGCAGGAATGGCGGACGCGTTCCAGGTCAGTCATTTTCTGGCGATCATCCAGAGTTTTCCGTTCAGCTTCAGGTTTTTGTTGCATGTGGATAAATGTTAATGGTTTTTACGATCGCCATGGCAGATCAAATCGATAACGACAGTGCTGGCTAGAATCAAAATATCATCAGCGTCAGGAGTTGTTTCGACGCCATAAGTGTCCGACCAGGAAAACCAGCGTTTTGATACTTCAGCAACCCTCCGGCCACCGCGCTCAAAAGTGTATTCCATGTCAGTAAAACTGCCCCGCGCTTCCAGGTCATCAGGGCCGGGCACATCGACGGTGAATCGGCAATGCAGGGGCGTGAACAGATGCTTTTTCACCACCGCAGCCAGGTCTCCGCCACGATAGATCTCGTAGGTTGGTCCCCACGACAAAAGTTTTTGAGAAATGAATGCCAGTTCATTTCCGCTCATGTCTTGAAACGAAAGCTTGTCGCCCAGGCTAAAGGCACGGCCATCCACGAAGAAGACCTCCTTTCCCTGCTCATCTTTGATGACGAAATCATCACCAAAAGAGAACACCTTCTGTTTCATGACGTAACGCATATCTATAGATTTCCAGGTTGCTTAAACGGGTAAACAAAAACGCCTCGAAAGGCAAAATCGAGGCGTTGGCGTCCACGGGTTCTTTTCCGTGAACGCTAAAATGTCGTAGTTGTGCTCTGGCTTGCTGCCATGGTCAAACACTAACGAATCCAAAGGCTTTTGGCAAACGAAAGTAGTCACGCAATACCCTTATCACCTTGAATTGTAAAATGTTTGAAAACCTTTCAAGTCGTCCGTGTTGATCAAATCGACGCCATCGGCCAGCATTTCCTTCCAGAAAGCGGGCCGGTCAGGCGCATCCCAAAAGCGTATGCGGCGACCCTGTTCATGGGCCTTGGTGACGAATTGAATCAATCTTTCCTTTTCGTCCACCGGCATCTGGCCATGGCCCTGCCACTTGAAAAATTTACTCCAATCCTCACTGATCCAGGCCACGAGATTTGCGGGTGGATTCTTCTCCAAATCGGGAATTTTGCCATCGCAAACCGCATAACGCATGGCTTGAGCCTTGACCGCTTCGCGCGAGTAACCGCCGGTGAGGACCACAGTGATGGCGTTGGTTTCCAGTTTGCCATCTTTAAAGACGCTCAGAATATCGGAGTATTCGGCCAGAACCTTGCCAAGAACTGCATAGGTGGTTTTGCCCTCGGTTTTAAAATCAATCAGCAGCGTGCATTCCGGGCCGTTGGCATATAGCCGTCCACCATTCTTCTTGATGCGTTGGCGCATCGGATCCAGGTAGAGCGATTGCAAAGTCTTCGCTGGATCGACATCCCTGGAATTGTGAGCGACCAACAGTTGCCCATTCACTAAATGGATATCCGCCTCCACGCTGCAAAAGCCTTGCTCGACTGCATCGAAGAACGGGTGCTTATGCTCGTAATCGTTATGGGCATGGGCGCGGGTGAGTGGAGCGGGATGATTGGTCGATTGTGCTCCTGAGTAGGTGATTGGTGTAACCGCCAGCGCAAGGAAAAGTGGCAATGTTCGAAGCGGGGAGAGTGTATTCATGATTTGTGGCGGGTTTTGGTGCGACGAATTTCGGGAGCAAAGCTATTTGGTTCGAGGCCGATTCTTATATTTTTCGTAGAGGCGGGTGTGTCGGCTCTCCAGGCTGACTTCCTTTCCGGCGATCCACATTTGCTTCACATTCGCGCGCAGGTCTAGAATGCTGCCGTCACAAACAAAAAGCGTCGCTTCCTTGCCGGCTTCAATGGAGCCAAGCCGGTCTGCGATGCCCAAAATTTCGGCTGGATAGAGCATCAGCCCTTTGAGCGCCTCCTCTTCCGGCAGACCGAAAGCCACCGCCTGGGCCGCTGAGTAAGGAAGATTCTTGGCCATGGCGGCATGAAAGCTGTCGGAACCAACGCTGAACGCCACTTTCACGCCGGCGCGGCGGAGTAATTCAGGTGTGCGATAATGCGCGTCGTAGGCTTCATAATCCCGTGGCGGTATCGCGAAGGTGCGTTCAAAAACGACCGGTGTTTTGCTCGAGGAAAGAATGTCGGCAGCCATCATTGCATCGTTCCCATTCACCAACACTATTTTGTATTGGTTGGTTTGGGCCCAACGGAGAGCGGCTTTAATTTGCCGGAATTCATCAGCATGGACCATGATGGGAATCTCTCCACGGACCACGGGCAACATCGCTTCCCACGGCGGATTGATGCCAAAATCAGTGCCTTTTCCTTTCGCGACCTCCCGTGCCTTCGCATAGGCGCGGGCTTCCAGAAAGAAATCGTCCAGCGACTTTATCTTCAACTGGCGCTCCTTCGCCTGGTCTTCGAGAGATTTGTATTTGGATTGATCCTTGAACTTTTCCTTGGGCGTCGTGTCGAGCTTCATCTCCGGCCAATACACATGCAGTGCGGCAGGACGTTTGATGGTCATTTGTTCGGTCGTCCAACCATCCAGCGCGACGACTCCGGAAACTCCTCCGACCACACCACCTTGCGGTGCGGGTTCGACATGAGAGATGCCATTGGCGCGAGTGACGGGAATAAGTTCGGAATCCGGGTTTACGGCAATCCAGGATTGCACCTCAGGGTGGTAGTCTCCCACTTCGCTCATATCGCGGGTGGCGCGCACGGCTTCGATTTCCGTCAAACCCAGCGCGCTGTCCAGTGCGATCATCCCGGGATAAAGGTGCTGGCTTTTGAGATCGATGACCTTGGCTGAGGAGGCTGTGAGATTCGTGCCAACCGCTTCAATCTTATTTCCATTCACCAACACCTGCCCGTTCGTGATGGTGCCGTGGGAGACGGTGTGCACAATGGCGTTGCTCAGCAACATGGATTCAGCCGAAACACGGCTGGCAGTAAAAGCCAGCAGGATACCAGCGACAGCCGACCACAATGCGTGGTGGTAAGGCCGACTCGGTTTTCTTAAAAGATTATTCTTCATCGAGACAATGCCGCACATGGCCATCGTACTTGTGTTCAAGGGATTGATGGAAAAAAGACTTATCATCCGAGCCGCCTTCACCGGAACCGCTGCCGTCATCGGAAAGCTTGGCCAGCTTTTGGGCTTTGGCGATGAGATCAGCGCGCTCCTGGCTCAGGGCTTTCGTGCGGGCAGGGGATAATGAATAGTCAAAATACTTTTTGCCTTCAATCCAGGTTTCCAGGCAGATGGTTTCGGAACTCAGGGGAGATTTGGACCAGAGAACAAAATCGGCATCCTTACCCGGTTCAAGCGAGCCGACATTTTTATCGATGTGCAACTGTTTCGCCGGATTCAACGTAACGAATTTCAGCGCCTCCTCTTCAGGAACCCCGCCATACTTCACAGCTTTGGCCGCTTCCAAATTCATGGTGCGGGCCAATTCGTCTGAATCAGAGTTAAAGGAAACCACCACGCCGCGATCACGCATCAAACTGCCGTTGTAAGGAATGGCGTCGTACACTTCGAATTTGTAGGCCCACCAATCGGAGAAAGTGGATCCTCCCGCCCCGTGCTTCGCGATTTCATCGGCGATCTTGTAACCCTCCAGCACGTGCTGGAATGTGCCGATCTTTACGCCAAACCGCTCCATCAATCGCATCAGCATCAGGATTTCATCCTGCCGATACGAATGGCAATGAATGAGACGTTTGCCCTGGATGATTTCGCCAATGGCTTCCAATTCCAAATCGCGACGGGGTGGCAGACCGCCCGACTTTTTATAATCGGCCCAAGCCTTGAGATATTGTTGCGCGGCCGTGAAACGGTTGGCAAAAAATGTTTCCACACCCATGCGGGTCTGCGGAAAACGTGTTACGGCTTTGTCACCCCAGTTCGCTTGCTTCACGTTTTCGCCGAGAGCAAATTTAATCCCAAGCATGGCTCCTTCGAATTTGAGACCTTCCGGTGTTTCACCGTCGCGCAGTTTGATGACGCAGTTTTGGCCGCCGATTGGATTGGCGGAGCCGTGAAGCAGGTTGGCCACAGTCAGGCCGCCAGCCAGTTGCAGGTAAATATTTTCGGTTTCAGAATTGACCACATCGCCAATCCTCACCATCGCCGTAGAGGGCAGGGTGGATTCGTTCACATCGCCAAGAATCATGCTGTGGCTGTGACAATCAATGATGCCGGGTGTGATGTTGAGGTTATCACCTTTAATGACTGTGGTGTCCTTGGGAACGCTGCTGTGGGCAAAAAGGTTCGTTCCAACCTGCTCAACTTTGCCGCCCTTGATATAGAAGTCAGCATTCTCCAACCGGCCTTCCGGACCGCAGGTCCAAATCGTCGCGCCGCGGATTAGCAGGGCGGGTGGATTGCTGATGGCGCCGCGCCCTTCCAAAGGTGAATGGGCAATGCGCTTCTGCAGATCTTTCATCTTGGCCAGCTTCTTTTCCTTTTCCTCCTGCTTTTTATCCTCTTTTGATTTGCCTGGCTCGGTTGTGGCAATCTCAGGTTTTGTCTCCGGCTTTGTCTCGGGTTTTGGTTTGGTCTTTTCAGGAGCGCCCGTCTCCGGAGATTCAGGCTGGATCTTGTTGGGATCGCCCCCTTCCGGCGTGGTGGGCTTTGCTACTTTTTCTTCGCGCTCCTGTGTCTTCGCTGGCTTCCCCTCCTTTTCCTCCTCCTCAGCAGATTCGCCGGGCACGCGATAAAACCGACCATCGATCCAGACGGAATGAACCTTTGATTCCGGATCGAAGTAGCCTTTCCCATTCACGATCGTGAAGTTGGCCTGCTTGCCGGGTTCGATGGTTCCGAGCAAATTATCGAGACCGCAAAGTTTTGCCGGCACGGTCGTCATCGCCGCGAGCGCGTTGGTTTCGGACAAGCCGCGATCGATCGCCAGTCGCAGGTTTTTGCGGAAATCCTTTTTCTCGGTGAGTCCCGAAGTGGTCAGGGCAATCTCGAGTCCTTGATTGTGCAGCACCGCCGGGTTTTCCGGAGCCCAATCCCACGCGCGCAATTCATCCAACGTCACCTGGCTCCAATCATCATCGCTGGGCATCTTCGGGAGCGCGGGATAATTAAGTGGAACGATGAATGGCACTCCCGCCGCTTTGGCCAGGTCCGGGCGACGCCATTCCTCGCCGCTCGAGACCATGTAAAAATCCAGATTCATCTCGTGCGCAATGCGCGCCGCACGATCCACCAGCAAGGCGTCCTTCGGATCGAAAACCACCTTCATCCGCTTTTGAGTCGCTGGCGCCAATGCTTCCAGACTCACATTGAAATTGAACGCCGGGCGCTTATGCACGTCGGGATGCTTCTGATGATATACCTGTTCGATAATATAATGTTGCGCGTCGAAGAAGGCCTGCCTCACCGCCGCCACCGCGCCCATCGGCGATTCGGGATAGGTATCTTCTTTGCGGTTTTCGAGGTCAAAGGAAACGTGTTGGAACACATCCGGTTTGATGATGGCGTGGCTCGGTTCTTCATCCGAAAGCGCTACAAACGTGCTCGTGCCGCGAATAATCCCCTTGTTCGGAACCACATTGGCGGTGGTGAATCCCAGTTCCCGCAGACTCGCCAATACCTTGGCATCCGGAGCGAAGGTGCGGGCCATGCGACGTTCGGGTGTGACCAATCCCACTTCGCTTCCCGGCCCTTCGGTTTCGTGTTCCTGCGGAGTGGTGCCAAAAAATCTGATTCCACCGCCCGTCAGGCCGGAATCCTCCGAATCCTTCTTTTCCGCCTTGGCCGCAGGTTTGGCTTCAAGAGCGAGGTAAGGGTCGATTAAACCGGCATAGATCGTCAGCCCTTTCATGTCCCAAACCCGTGCATCGGCCGGAATGGCAAGATCCTTTCCCACCTTCTCAATAAAACCGTCCCGGATGAGGATCGTAGCGCCGTCCAAAGTTTCACCGGGCTTCACCACCACCTTCCCGCCCTTCAACGCATGCACCCCGAGCGGAATGGGCCGAAACCCCGGCGGCACCAGTTCCGTCTCGGCGGTCACTGCCAGGGGAAGCGATAGGAACAAGGAGAGAATGATCCCGACAAAAAGAAACAGATGTTTATTATGCTTAATCATCGGTGCGGACGCAGTATGCAAATCCGGTAAAACCTATACAAGCAGAGCTTTGGAAAGTCGACTGAACCGAAAATGTTCAAAGGAGGTGGATCTCCGGTTCGGATTCCTCCCGGTTCAAAAATAACGATAAAAAAATATCGACAAACGATAAATTATGAATCAAGATAGAAACATGAACCGAGGCTCAACAATATTTCTTCAAGGAGTGATTGTGCTTATCGGCATCGGCGCTCTTGCTTTCATGCTTTGGGAGCCTCACGTCGAGGGCGCAAATGCGAACGCCACACTGTTTCAGA
Proteins encoded in this window:
- a CDS encoding amidohydrolase family protein, translated to MIKHNKHLFLFVGIILSLFLSLPLAVTAETELVPPGFRPIPLGVHALKGGKVVVKPGETLDGATILIRDGFIEKVGKDLAIPADARVWDMKGLTIYAGLIDPYLALEAKPAAKAEKKDSEDSGLTGGGIRFFGTTPQEHETEGPGSEVGLVTPERRMARTFAPDAKVLASLRELGFTTANVVPNKGIIRGTSTFVALSDEEPSHAIIKPDVFQHVSFDLENRKEDTYPESPMGAVAAVRQAFFDAQHYIIEQVYHQKHPDVHKRPAFNFNVSLEALAPATQKRMKVVFDPKDALLVDRAARIAHEMNLDFYMVSSGEEWRRPDLAKAAGVPFIVPLNYPALPKMPSDDDWSQVTLDELRAWDWAPENPAVLHNQGLEIALTTSGLTEKKDFRKNLRLAIDRGLSETNALAAMTTVPAKLCGLDNLLGTIEPGKQANFTIVNGKGYFDPESKVHSVWIDGRFYRVPGESAEEEEKEGKPAKTQEREEKVAKPTTPEGGDPNKIQPESPETGAPEKTKPKPETKPETKPEIATTEPGKSKEDKKQEEKEKKLAKMKDLQKRIAHSPLEGRGAISNPPALLIRGATIWTCGPEGRLENADFYIKGGKVEQVGTNLFAHSSVPKDTTVIKGDNLNITPGIIDCHSHSMILGDVNESTLPSTAMVRIGDVVNSETENIYLQLAGGLTVANLLHGSANPIGGQNCVIKLRDGETPEGLKFEGAMLGIKFALGENVKQANWGDKAVTRFPQTRMGVETFFANRFTAAQQYLKAWADYKKSGGLPPRRDLELEAIGEIIQGKRLIHCHSYRQDEILMLMRLMERFGVKIGTFQHVLEGYKIADEIAKHGAGGSTFSDWWAYKFEVYDAIPYNGSLMRDRGVVVSFNSDSDELARTMNLEAAKAVKYGGVPEEEALKFVTLNPAKQLHIDKNVGSLEPGKDADFVLWSKSPLSSETICLETWIEGKKYFDYSLSPARTKALSQERADLIAKAQKLAKLSDDGSGSGEGGSDDKSFFHQSLEHKYDGHVRHCLDEE
- a CDS encoding phosphatidylinositol-specific phospholipase C/glycerophosphodiester phosphodiesterase family protein — protein: MNTLSPLRTLPLFLALAVTPITYSGAQSTNHPAPLTRAHAHNDYEHKHPFFDAVEQGFCSVEADIHLVNGQLLVAHNSRDVDPAKTLQSLYLDPMRQRIKKNGGRLYANGPECTLLIDFKTEGKTTYAVLGKVLAEYSDILSVFKDGKLETNAITVVLTGGYSREAVKAQAMRYAVCDGKIPDLEKNPPANLVAWISEDWSKFFKWQGHGQMPVDEKERLIQFVTKAHEQGRRIRFWDAPDRPAFWKEMLADGVDLINTDDLKGFQTFYNSR
- a CDS encoding amidohydrolase family protein, whose product is MKNNLLRKPSRPYHHALWSAVAGILLAFTASRVSAESMLLSNAIVHTVSHGTITNGQVLVNGNKIEAVGTNLTASSAKVIDLKSQHLYPGMIALDSALGLTEIEAVRATRDMSEVGDYHPEVQSWIAVNPDSELIPVTRANGISHVEPAPQGGVVGGVSGVVALDGWTTEQMTIKRPAALHVYWPEMKLDTTPKEKFKDQSKYKSLEDQAKERQLKIKSLDDFFLEARAYAKAREVAKGKGTDFGINPPWEAMLPVVRGEIPIMVHADEFRQIKAALRWAQTNQYKIVLVNGNDAMMAADILSSSKTPVVFERTFAIPPRDYEAYDAHYRTPELLRRAGVKVAFSVGSDSFHAAMAKNLPYSAAQAVAFGLPEEEALKGLMLYPAEILGIADRLGSIEAGKEATLFVCDGSILDLRANVKQMWIAGKEVSLESRHTRLYEKYKNRPRTK
- a CDS encoding LURP-one-related/scramblase family protein, which produces MRYVMKQKVFSFGDDFVIKDEQGKEVFFVDGRAFSLGDKLSFQDMSGNELAFISQKLLSWGPTYEIYRGGDLAAVVKKHLFTPLHCRFTVDVPGPDDLEARGSFTDMEYTFERGGRRVAEVSKRWFSWSDTYGVETTPDADDILILASTVVIDLICHGDRKNH